ACGAACCGGTGTCCCAGGGCGGTCAGGGAGCCGGTTCCGGCCACCGTGTCGAGGGCGTCCAGTACGGCCGTGCGCCATCTGTCCGCCTCGGTGCGGGAGCGTTCGTACAGGGCCGGGCCGACACCGGCCGCACCGCGGCGGACCCTGAGCCGCCAGATGTCGGCGACCGCGAGGTGGGCGTACGCGCCCTGCACGATGGCGTCGAGAGGCCTGGCGTCGGGGCGCCACAGCACGCGGTAGCGGCGGTCGTCGAGGCCGTCGAGCAGGTCGAACATGTCGAGCATGGCGCCCAGCTTGACGTGCTGGTACTCGTGGACGATCAGCATGGCCAGATCCTCGGCCGAGCGGGGCAGCGCGATGCCGACCGCCCCGAAGGCGTGCCGGGAGGTGGCGCTGACGTCGTCGCCGGACGCCGCGGGCACGAGCGGGGTCACCGTGGTCAGGCCGGCGGCGATCCCCTGCGCGTACTCGGCGTACTCGGTCCTGATCAGCTGCCAGGCCTCCCCGAACATCGCCTCCCACCGTCGGAATTCGGCCTCGGACAGGCGGGGCAGGGGCTTGTATCCGTAGCAGTCGCGGGAGGGGTCCAGGTCGTCCAGGGCCACTTCCAGTCCGTCGGCGGACAGGTGGCGCAATGGCTGCCAGCGCATGCCGTCGGGGGGCGACTCCTGGCCCAGGGTCCGCCCTTCGACGGTGAGCGCGGTGTCGGCGGCCGTCACGGTGACCGTCCCTGCGCGTCGGTCGCGGCCGTCGGCGCGCAGCGACAGCCGCCCCAGGCCGGGGAGATGGATCGCCGGCCCCTCGGGCTCGTGCCGCAGCGGGACGGACAGGGTCAGCCGGCCACCGGCCCGTGCGACGGCCGACAGCGCGGCCTCGGCCGGGCGGCCCTCGGCCGGGCGGCCCTCGGCCGGGCGGCCCTCGGCCGGGCGGCCCTCGGCCCGGCGTCGCACCGGCTGCCCGCACGCGAGGGCCCACACACGGAGGTACGGGTCGGCCAGCAGGACGTCCAGCGCGGCGGCGGGCAGGGCCAGGATCGCGTCCCAGCCGGGTCCCGAGTCCGCCGGCCCGCCCGTTCCCGGAGCCGTCCCCACGACCGCGCCGGCGCTCGCGCCCGCGCTCGTCCCCGCCCCCGCGCCCACCGACATCGGCCTCAGCCCGGCGGTCAGCCCCGTCCCCTGGGTGTCCGCGCGCCGTGCCGCCGCCAGCAGCGCCCTGCGCTGGCTGTTCTGTGCCGCGGCCAGGGAGCGGACGGCCGCCGCGCCGCCGTATCCGGCGGCCAGTTCGTCGAAGTGGGTCCAGGACAGACCGTGCCAGCCGTGGCGGACGTCGGCGTCGTCGCGCTCCGTGGTCTGCACGTACTCGATGATTTTCAGCAGGTCGGCGCAGTAGACGGAGGGGTTGTCGAACCCGTTGGAGGAGCGGTGGCGGTGCCCGTAGAGGCCGCCGCCGCAGACCGACACGACGGGGCAGGCGCGGCACTGCGCGCTCAGCCCGTCCAGTCCGGCGCGGCGGGCCTGGATGCCCCGGTGCTCGGCGGCCTCCTCCAGACGGTGGGTGGCCAGGTGCATGCCGGTCGCCGGGGCTCCCGGATAGGCCGTCTTCAGCCAGTCCGCCTGTTCGAGGGCGCCGTCGGTCTCGACCACGAGCAGGTCCGAACTGCCCAGCCCCAGCGCCTCGGTGAGGCTGCCACGGCCTCGGGTCAGCCGGCTGATGGACTCGAACATCCGGATGCGCATCGGCATGCCGTCGGCCGTCCACTGCTTGTGCACGGCGATCAGCCAGTCCGCGTAGTCGGTCTCCCCGCCGGGGCGGGGTGGCGGGAACTCCCACGTGGCGTGCGGCAGCAGGAAGTCGACGGCCGGCGGGCGGAGTTCGGCCAGCGCCCGGTACACCTCCACCGGGTCGTTCTCGACGTCGATCGTGCAGAGCAGCCCGCCGAAGGCGGCGCGGTGGGGCGGTGAGCCGAGGAGACGTACCGCGCGGACCACGTCGTGGTAGGAGCCGGAGCCGTCCCGTCTGATCCGGTGGCGGTCGTTGGACGCCTCGTCGCCGTCGAGCGAGATGCTGGTGACGATGGACTCGTCGACGAGCATCGCGCAGAACTCGTCGTCCAGGCGGAGGCCGTTGGTCTGCATGCGCAGGTCGAGTTCGGCCACGCCGCTGAGCGCCGAGCGGAGTGAGCGGGCGAAGCCTCTCAGGCGTTCCCGCCCGGCGAGCAGGGGCTCACCGCCGTGCAGCACGACGTGCACGCGGGTGAGTCGGTGTGCGGCCGCGTGTTCGGCGATCCGCCCGGCCGCATGACGGAACGTTTCCTCGGACATCGTCACCGGCCGCCCGCGCCAGCTCTGGTCGGCGTGCTGGTAGACGTAGCAGTGGTCACAGGCCAGATCGCACCGGCTGTGCACCTTGATCACAAACTGGCGGAAGGGCCGCGCCGCCATCGTCACCGGGACGATCCCTCGTCGTTCCGGCCAGGCCGGTCAGAGCGACGACTGGAAGGCGGCCACCGGCTCTCCGCCACCTGCGAGCATCCTTGCCATGACCGAGTCCTGAGCGGACTCGGGCACGTCATCCAGCGAGGTGTCGTGCAAATCCCTGACGACGCTCGTGGCGAAGGGCTGCTCGTACCTGTCCATAGGCGTCTCCTCGGGCGTACGGCTCCGGGCGGCACACCTCATAGTGACGGCCCGGTAACCGAACAGCAAGGCGATCGCCAGCCAAGTACGCTGACCGGCGGGAAGTCGTTCGCCGACCGGCGAGGGCCTCCGTGCGAAGCGCCCTCGCCGTGTCGTCGGCCGCGCGGTCGCTCACGAGGAGCGGCCGGGGTCAGGCCGCCCCGTCCTTCGAGGAGACCACGGGTACGGTGAGGTCGTCCTCTTCGGGCAGTTCCTCGACGTCGACTCCGCGTACCTGGGCCAGTTCGTGCTTGAGGGCGGCGAGTTCGGTGCCGCCGGCCATGTGGTTGGTGAGTTCTTCGAGGCTGACCTGGTCGCGGGCGGCACTCAGTTCGAGGGTGCCCAGACGCAGGACGCTGAAGTGGTCGCCGACCATGTAGGCGTGGTGGGGGTTGTGGGTGATGAAGATGACGCCCAGGCCCCGGTCGCGGGCGGCGGCGATGTACTTCAGCACCACGCCGGACTGCTTCACGCCGAGGGCGGCGGTGGGCTCGTCCAGGATCAGCACGCGGGCGCCGAAGTAGACGGCGCGGGCGATGGCGACGCACTGGCGCTGGCCGCCGGAGAGGGTGCCGATGGGCTGGTCGAGGTCGTCCAGGACGATGCCCATGTTCCGCAGTTCCTCGTCCGCGGTCTTCTTCATCTTCTCGATGTCGAGGCGACGCACGGGCCAGGGGCCCTTGGTCATCTCCGAGCCGAGGAAGAAGTTGCGCCACACCGGCATCAGGGGCACGGTCGCCAGGTCCTGGTAGACGGTGGCGATACCGGCGTCCAGGGCCTCGCGCGGGGTGGAGAAGCGCACCGGCTCGCCGTCGACGACGAACTCGCCCTCGGTGTGCTGGTGCAGCCCGGAGATGATTTTGATGAGGGTGGACTTGCCGGCGCCGTTGTCGCCGAGCACGCAGGTGACCTTGCCGGGGTGGACGGTGAGGTTCACCCCGTGCAGCGCGCGGATGTTGCCGTAGGACTTGCCCGCGTCGCGCAGTTCGACGATCGGCTGGTCCCGACCGGGCGCCGCCGCGTCCCGGACGGTGTCCTCCGCGGTGTCTTTCGCGGGCGCACCGCTGGCCGCTGATCCGTTGGTGTTGGTCATGGGGTGGTTCACCTCCGGGTCGCCTGGCTGCGGACCCACAAGTTGACGAGGGCGGCGATCAGGAGCATCACGCCGAGGAAGGCCTTGAACCAGTCGGGGTTCCAGTTGGCGTAGACGATGCCCTGGGAGACCATGCCGAAGATGAAGGCACCGATCACCGGTCCGACCGCCGAGCCGTAGCCGCCGGTCAGCAGACAGCCGCCGATCACCGCGGCGATGATGTACAGGAACTCGTTGCCCACGCCCTCACCGGACTGCACCGTGTTGAACGAGAACAGCAGGTGCATGCCGACGAACCAGGCTCCCGCGCCGACACCCATGAACAGGGCGATCTTCGTGAAGTTCACGGGCACGCCGACGGCCCGCGCGCTGTCCTTGTTGCCGCCGACGGCGAAGATCCAGTTGCCGAACTTGGTGCGCAGCAGCAGCCAGGTCGCGATCGCCGCGAACGCCAGCCAGTAGAAGACCGTGATCTTGACGTCGACGCCGCCGATGCCGATCTCCGAGGCGAAGACGCTCTTGGCCTGGTCGAAGCCGTCCATGTCGCTGATGGAGTCGCTGGCGACGTTGCCGGTGAAGATCTTGGTCACCGCCAGGTTCGAGCCCTGGAGGATCAGGAACGACCCGAGCGTGACGAGGAAGCTGGGCAGCCCGGTCTTGATCAGCAGCCAGCCGTTGAACGCTCCCACCGCCAACGACATGATCAGCGCGACGAAGACACCGGTCCACACGTTCACCGTCAGCTGGAAGCTGATGATCGCGGCGGTCAGCGCGGAGGTGGTGACCGCGACACCGGCGGACAGGTCGAACTCGCCGCCGATCATCAGCAGGGCCACCGGGATCGCCATGATGCCCATGACGGAGGCCTGGTAGAGCACGGTCGCCAGCGAACTGGCCTCACGGAAGGACGGGGCCACCGAGAAGAAGAAGGCGTACACGCCGATCGCGGCTATGAGCGCGCCGACCTCGGGGCGGGCCAGCAGCCGGCGCCCGAGCGAGCGCTGTACGGTGCGCCCGTCCTTCTGGGCGGCCGGCGGGGCCGGCGACGAGGGTGAACTCGCCGCCGGTGCCGTTGCTTGGGTCATTCAGATCACCGGGTGCCCTTCGCGGCGAACTTGGCGATCGTGTCGACGTTCTTCGCATCGACGAACGCGGGGCCGGTCAGCACCGCTTCCTCGCCGCCGCCGCTGTAGTTGC
The DNA window shown above is from Streptomyces akebiae and carries:
- a CDS encoding ABC transporter permease, which codes for MTQATAPAASSPSSPAPPAAQKDGRTVQRSLGRRLLARPEVGALIAAIGVYAFFFSVAPSFREASSLATVLYQASVMGIMAIPVALLMIGGEFDLSAGVAVTTSALTAAIISFQLTVNVWTGVFVALIMSLAVGAFNGWLLIKTGLPSFLVTLGSFLILQGSNLAVTKIFTGNVASDSISDMDGFDQAKSVFASEIGIGGVDVKITVFYWLAFAAIATWLLLRTKFGNWIFAVGGNKDSARAVGVPVNFTKIALFMGVGAGAWFVGMHLLFSFNTVQSGEGVGNEFLYIIAAVIGGCLLTGGYGSAVGPVIGAFIFGMVSQGIVYANWNPDWFKAFLGVMLLIAALVNLWVRSQATRR
- a CDS encoding FxsB family cyclophane-forming radical SAM/SPASM peptide maturase, coding for MTMAARPFRQFVIKVHSRCDLACDHCYVYQHADQSWRGRPVTMSEETFRHAAGRIAEHAAAHRLTRVHVVLHGGEPLLAGRERLRGFARSLRSALSGVAELDLRMQTNGLRLDDEFCAMLVDESIVTSISLDGDEASNDRHRIRRDGSGSYHDVVRAVRLLGSPPHRAAFGGLLCTIDVENDPVEVYRALAELRPPAVDFLLPHATWEFPPPRPGGETDYADWLIAVHKQWTADGMPMRIRMFESISRLTRGRGSLTEALGLGSSDLLVVETDGALEQADWLKTAYPGAPATGMHLATHRLEEAAEHRGIQARRAGLDGLSAQCRACPVVSVCGGGLYGHRHRSSNGFDNPSVYCADLLKIIEYVQTTERDDADVRHGWHGLSWTHFDELAAGYGGAAAVRSLAAAQNSQRRALLAAARRADTQGTGLTAGLRPMSVGAGAGTSAGASAGAVVGTAPGTGGPADSGPGWDAILALPAAALDVLLADPYLRVWALACGQPVRRRAEGRPAEGRPAEGRPAEGRPAEAALSAVARAGGRLTLSVPLRHEPEGPAIHLPGLGRLSLRADGRDRRAGTVTVTAADTALTVEGRTLGQESPPDGMRWQPLRHLSADGLEVALDDLDPSRDCYGYKPLPRLSEAEFRRWEAMFGEAWQLIRTEYAEYAQGIAAGLTTVTPLVPAASGDDVSATSRHAFGAVGIALPRSAEDLAMLIVHEYQHVKLGAMLDMFDLLDGLDDRRYRVLWRPDARPLDAIVQGAYAHLAVADIWRLRVRRGAAGVGPALYERSRTEADRWRTAVLDALDTVAGTGSLTALGHRFVRGLRGEAETLGGVAETGPIAV
- the fxsA gene encoding FxSxx-COOH cyclophane-containing RiPP peptide, producing the protein MDRYEQPFATSVVRDLHDTSLDDVPESAQDSVMARMLAGGGEPVAAFQSSL
- a CDS encoding ATP-binding cassette domain-containing protein gives rise to the protein MTNTNGSAASGAPAKDTAEDTVRDAAAPGRDQPIVELRDAGKSYGNIRALHGVNLTVHPGKVTCVLGDNGAGKSTLIKIISGLHQHTEGEFVVDGEPVRFSTPREALDAGIATVYQDLATVPLMPVWRNFFLGSEMTKGPWPVRRLDIEKMKKTADEELRNMGIVLDDLDQPIGTLSGGQRQCVAIARAVYFGARVLILDEPTAALGVKQSGVVLKYIAAARDRGLGVIFITHNPHHAYMVGDHFSVLRLGTLELSAARDQVSLEELTNHMAGGTELAALKHELAQVRGVDVEELPEEDDLTVPVVSSKDGAA